One segment of Agromyces albus DNA contains the following:
- a CDS encoding lysophospholipid acyltransferase family protein translates to MFYWIMKNLVVGPILLSIFRPWVVGLEHVPKDGAVVLASNHLSFIDSIFLPLVVDRPVIFLAKSEYFTGKGLKGWATRVFFQAAGQLPIDRSGGKASEASLETGLRVLGEGHILGIYPEGTRSPDARLYRGRTGVARMVLEAGVPVIPVAMIGTERVMPIGTRLPKVRRIGLVFGEPLDFSRFEGLEGDRFVLRSVTDELVYDLRELSGQEYVDVYASSVKEQRATQSR, encoded by the coding sequence GTGTTCTACTGGATCATGAAGAACCTCGTGGTCGGGCCGATCCTGCTGTCGATCTTCCGCCCCTGGGTCGTGGGGCTCGAGCACGTGCCGAAAGACGGCGCCGTCGTGCTCGCGAGCAATCACCTCTCGTTCATCGACTCGATCTTCCTGCCGCTCGTCGTCGACCGCCCGGTGATCTTCCTCGCCAAGAGCGAGTACTTCACCGGCAAGGGGCTCAAGGGCTGGGCGACGCGGGTGTTCTTCCAGGCCGCCGGACAGCTGCCGATCGACCGCTCGGGCGGCAAAGCGTCGGAGGCGTCGCTCGAGACCGGACTTCGCGTCCTCGGCGAAGGCCACATCCTCGGGATCTACCCCGAGGGGACCCGCAGCCCCGACGCACGCCTCTACCGGGGGCGCACCGGAGTTGCGCGCATGGTGCTCGAGGCCGGGGTGCCGGTCATCCCCGTCGCCATGATCGGCACCGAGCGCGTCATGCCGATCGGCACCCGGTTGCCGAAGGTGCGCCGCATCGGCCTGGTGTTCGGCGAGCCGCTCGATTTCAGCCGATTCGAGGGGCTCGAGGGTGACCGCTTCGTCTTGCGCTCCGTGACCGATGAGCTCGTCTACGACTTGCGTGAACTCAGCGGGCAGGAATACGTCGACGTGTATGCGAGTTCGGTCAAGGAGCAGCGGGCCACGCAATCGCGATAG
- a CDS encoding class II 3-deoxy-7-phosphoheptulonate synthase — protein MVQLVEPIVNADPSVIAGLDYWRTLPIKQQPAWPDPEAAHAASAELATLPPLVFAGEVDILRDRLAAASRGEAFLLQGGDCAETFAGATADQIRNRVKTVLQMAVVLTYGASMPVVKMGRMAGQFAKPRSSDIETRGDVSLPAYRGDIVNGYDFTPESRAADPARLVKGYHTAASTLNLIRAFTQGGFADLRQVHSWNQGFATNPANARYESMAREIDRAIKFMEACGADFEAIKHTEFYTGHEGLLMDYERPMTRIDSRTGTPYDTSSHFIWIGERTRELDGAHVDFLSRVRNPLGVKLGPTTTPEVMLELVEKLDPHREPGRLTFITRMGAGKIRDALPPLLEAIKASDANPLWVTDPMHGNGITTPTGYKTRRFDDVVDEVKGFFEAHRAAGTHPGGIHVELTGDDVTECLGGSEHIDEETLATRYESLCDPRLNHMQSLELAFLVAEELSAR, from the coding sequence GTGGTACAGCTCGTCGAGCCGATCGTCAATGCAGATCCCTCCGTCATTGCCGGCCTCGACTATTGGCGCACGCTGCCGATCAAGCAGCAGCCGGCGTGGCCCGACCCCGAGGCCGCGCACGCGGCATCCGCAGAGCTCGCAACGCTGCCGCCGCTCGTGTTCGCGGGCGAGGTCGACATCCTGCGCGACCGGCTCGCGGCCGCGTCTCGCGGCGAGGCGTTCCTCCTGCAGGGCGGCGACTGTGCAGAGACCTTCGCGGGTGCCACGGCAGACCAGATCCGCAATCGTGTGAAGACCGTGCTCCAGATGGCGGTCGTGCTCACGTACGGCGCCTCGATGCCGGTCGTGAAGATGGGCCGCATGGCGGGCCAGTTCGCCAAGCCGCGCTCGAGCGACATCGAGACGCGCGGCGACGTCAGCCTGCCCGCGTACCGAGGCGACATCGTGAACGGCTACGACTTCACGCCCGAGTCGCGCGCAGCCGACCCTGCGCGTCTCGTGAAGGGCTACCACACGGCGGCGTCGACGCTGAATCTCATTCGCGCGTTCACGCAGGGCGGGTTCGCCGATCTCCGCCAGGTGCACTCGTGGAACCAGGGGTTCGCCACCAACCCGGCGAACGCCCGCTACGAGTCGATGGCCCGCGAGATCGACCGCGCGATCAAGTTCATGGAGGCCTGCGGCGCCGACTTCGAGGCGATCAAGCACACCGAGTTCTACACGGGCCACGAGGGCCTGCTCATGGACTACGAACGGCCGATGACGCGCATCGACTCGCGCACCGGCACGCCCTACGACACCTCGTCGCACTTCATCTGGATCGGCGAGCGCACTCGTGAGCTCGACGGCGCGCACGTCGACTTCCTGTCGCGCGTGCGCAACCCGCTCGGAGTGAAGCTCGGCCCGACCACGACGCCCGAGGTCATGCTCGAGCTCGTCGAGAAGCTCGACCCCCACCGCGAGCCGGGTCGTCTCACGTTCATCACCCGAATGGGCGCAGGCAAGATCCGCGACGCCCTGCCGCCCCTCCTCGAGGCGATCAAGGCGAGCGACGCGAACCCGTTGTGGGTCACCGATCCGATGCACGGCAACGGCATCACGACCCCCACGGGCTACAAGACGCGTCGCTTCGACGACGTCGTCGACGAGGTCAAGGGCTTCTTCGAGGCGCACCGGGCCGCAGGCACGCACCCCGGCGGCATCCACGTCGAGCTCACGGGCGACGACGTCACCGAGTGCCTCGGGGGCTCCGAGCACATCGACGAAGAGACGCTCGCGACGCGCTACGAGTCGCTCTGCGACCCGCGCCTGAACCACATGCAGTCGCTCGAGCTCGCCTTCCTCGTGGCCGAGGAGCTCTCGGCCCGCTGA
- the pknB gene encoding Stk1 family PASTA domain-containing Ser/Thr kinase translates to MIGRLVDGRYQVRSRIARGGMATVYLATDLRLERRVAIKVMHGHLADDNSFKTRFVQEARSAARLAHPNVVNVFDQGQDSDMAYLVMEYLPGITLRELLKDYKTLTPEQTVDIMDAVLAGLAAAHKAGIVHRDLKPENVLLADDGRIKLGDFGLARATSANTATGQALLGTIAYLSPELVTRGVADARSDIYSVGIMMYEMLTGAQPYVGEAPMAIAYQHANDSVPTPSSKNPKVPAELDELVLWATVRDPEERPRDAREMLDRLREVEPVIRGPQSPRTEQGTMVLTDAAVPAGAATAATQVIGPRVAPTATTMLEASEGDDTTALAKGAERRKRRGYWIFALVLLLTGLAAGTGWYFGAGPGALATVPETATLLPDRATELLEEAGFEVEPGQRNDPVVPVDQVSGTDPAAGRQVRRGTTITLFVSIGPRMLSVPAVLGLPEADARAQLKDFTVAEQNAQQFSSDVAAGSVIAVLDADGAPVGETYAELRDLTLVVSLGPVPDVTGLPVGDAEAAITALDLAVGYADAEFSDDVPADHVISATPATDPVRPGDTIVLTLSKGQDLVEVPNVITGQTIAQARAQLEALEFAVTSNVPAFLEGAVIASVQSPAAGEMLKRGSEVTVNFG, encoded by the coding sequence ATGATCGGCCGTCTTGTCGACGGCCGCTATCAGGTGCGCTCGCGAATCGCCCGCGGCGGCATGGCCACCGTCTACCTTGCGACCGACCTGCGCCTCGAGCGCCGCGTCGCGATCAAGGTGATGCACGGGCACCTCGCCGATGACAACTCGTTCAAGACGCGCTTCGTTCAAGAAGCCCGCTCGGCCGCTCGCCTGGCACACCCGAACGTCGTGAACGTGTTCGACCAGGGTCAGGACTCCGACATGGCGTATCTCGTCATGGAGTACCTCCCCGGCATCACGCTGCGCGAACTGCTCAAGGACTACAAGACCCTCACTCCCGAGCAGACGGTCGACATCATGGACGCCGTGCTCGCGGGCCTCGCCGCGGCGCACAAGGCGGGCATCGTGCATCGCGACCTCAAGCCCGAGAACGTGCTGCTCGCCGACGACGGCCGCATCAAGCTCGGCGACTTCGGTCTCGCTCGGGCCACGAGCGCGAACACGGCCACGGGCCAGGCTCTCCTCGGCACGATCGCGTACCTCTCCCCCGAGCTCGTCACGCGTGGCGTCGCCGACGCGCGCAGCGACATCTACTCGGTCGGCATCATGATGTACGAGATGCTCACCGGCGCCCAGCCCTACGTGGGCGAGGCACCGATGGCGATCGCCTACCAGCACGCGAACGACTCCGTGCCCACGCCGAGTTCGAAGAACCCCAAGGTGCCCGCCGAACTCGACGAGCTCGTGCTGTGGGCCACGGTCCGCGACCCCGAGGAACGCCCGCGCGACGCGCGCGAGATGCTCGATCGCCTCCGAGAGGTCGAGCCGGTGATCCGCGGTCCGCAATCGCCGCGCACCGAACAGGGCACGATGGTGCTGACGGATGCCGCGGTGCCGGCAGGTGCGGCCACGGCGGCGACGCAAGTGATCGGCCCGCGCGTCGCACCCACGGCGACGACGATGCTGGAGGCATCCGAGGGCGACGACACCACCGCACTCGCCAAGGGCGCAGAGCGCCGCAAGCGGCGCGGCTACTGGATCTTCGCCCTCGTGCTGCTGCTCACTGGGCTCGCGGCGGGCACCGGATGGTACTTCGGCGCCGGCCCCGGCGCGCTCGCGACCGTGCCCGAGACGGCGACGCTCCTTCCCGATCGGGCGACCGAGTTGCTCGAGGAGGCGGGGTTCGAGGTCGAGCCCGGCCAGCGCAACGATCCCGTCGTGCCGGTCGACCAGGTGTCGGGCACCGACCCGGCTGCCGGACGGCAGGTACGGCGGGGCACCACCATCACGCTCTTCGTCTCGATCGGCCCGCGCATGTTGAGCGTGCCGGCGGTGCTCGGGCTGCCCGAGGCCGACGCCCGCGCGCAGCTCAAGGACTTCACGGTCGCCGAGCAGAACGCTCAGCAGTTCTCCTCCGACGTCGCCGCCGGCTCCGTCATCGCCGTGCTCGACGCCGACGGCGCGCCGGTCGGCGAGACGTACGCCGAGCTCCGCGACCTCACGCTCGTGGTCTCACTCGGCCCGGTGCCCGACGTGACGGGCCTTCCGGTCGGCGACGCCGAGGCTGCGATCACCGCTTTGGACCTCGCGGTCGGCTACGCCGATGCCGAGTTCAGCGACGACGTGCCGGCCGATCATGTGATCTCCGCGACCCCGGCGACCGACCCGGTGCGTCCCGGCGATACGATCGTGCTCACGCTCTCGAAGGGCCAAGACCTCGTCGAGGTGCCGAACGTGATCACCGGCCAGACGATCGCGCAGGCACGAGCGCAACTCGAAGCACTCGAATTCGCGGTCACGTCGAACGTGCCCGCCTTCCTCGAGGGCGCGGTCATCGCCTCGGTCCAGAGCCCCGCCGCCGGCGAGATGCTCAAGCGCGGCTCTGAGGTCACCGTCAACTTCGGCTGA
- a CDS encoding LysM peptidoglycan-binding domain-containing protein: MHHQSEAAAADRAPTTDAVERIRPRRRRIRRLLTLPLAVVSTIAVTLGIAQPAEAAPQQSKRQPKAKATTAKPMSVAVNAPASVPSEYTVADGDTVSSIAERFGLATAELLAHNGLGWSSLIFPGQRLALPGGGAPAAAPSPEAEIAKHVVVSGDTVSGIAAAYGLNVDQLLSANGLSRQSLIFPGQAIVLPPVNGTADAAAPAPAPAPSPPETATEDTHLVVDGDTLWDIAARNDVGVQELIDANGLDASGIIQPGQALRIPRLVAVTTVASVSVALTDEMRANAAIIIDVGRALGVPDQGIVVALAAAPQESGLTNVQHGDLDSLGLFQQRPSRGWGTVEEVLDPARAATAFYGGPVNPNAGRTLGLLDIAGWESMTVTQAAQAVQQSAFPDHYAKWETSARAWLSELG, encoded by the coding sequence ATGCACCACCAGTCCGAGGCCGCCGCGGCCGATCGCGCGCCCACGACCGATGCCGTCGAGCGGATCAGACCGCGACGACGGCGCATCCGTCGCCTTCTCACCCTGCCACTGGCCGTCGTGAGCACCATCGCGGTCACCCTCGGCATCGCCCAGCCCGCCGAGGCGGCTCCGCAGCAATCGAAGCGCCAGCCGAAGGCGAAGGCGACCACGGCAAAGCCCATGAGCGTGGCGGTGAACGCCCCGGCATCCGTTCCGTCGGAGTACACGGTCGCCGACGGCGACACCGTGAGCAGCATCGCCGAGCGGTTCGGTCTCGCCACGGCTGAGCTGCTCGCGCACAACGGGCTCGGCTGGTCGAGCCTCATCTTCCCCGGACAGCGACTCGCGCTCCCCGGCGGCGGCGCGCCCGCCGCGGCACCGAGCCCCGAGGCGGAGATCGCGAAGCACGTGGTCGTCTCGGGCGACACGGTGAGCGGCATCGCGGCCGCCTATGGCCTCAACGTCGACCAGCTGCTGAGCGCGAACGGGCTCAGCCGCCAGAGCCTCATCTTCCCCGGGCAGGCGATCGTGCTGCCGCCAGTGAACGGCACCGCGGATGCTGCGGCGCCCGCCCCGGCTCCGGCGCCCTCGCCGCCAGAGACGGCGACGGAGGACACCCACCTCGTCGTCGACGGCGACACCCTCTGGGACATCGCCGCACGCAACGACGTCGGCGTGCAGGAGCTCATCGACGCCAACGGCCTCGACGCCTCGGGGATCATCCAGCCCGGCCAAGCCCTGCGGATCCCCCGCCTCGTCGCCGTGACGACCGTGGCGTCGGTGAGCGTCGCGCTCACCGACGAGATGCGCGCCAACGCCGCGATCATCATCGACGTCGGTCGTGCACTCGGCGTGCCCGACCAGGGCATCGTCGTCGCTCTCGCTGCTGCCCCGCAGGAATCGGGCCTGACGAACGTGCAGCACGGCGACCTCGACTCCCTCGGCCTCTTCCAGCAGCGGCCGAGCCGCGGCTGGGGCACCGTCGAGGAGGTACTCGATCCCGCGCGCGCCGCGACCGCCTTCTACGGCGGACCGGTGAACCCGAACGCGGGCCGCACCCTCGGCCTGCTCGACATCGCAGGGTGGGAGTCGATGACGGTCACGCAAGCGGCACAGGCCGTGCAGCAGAGCGCGTTCCCCGACCACTACGCGAAGTGGGAGACCTCCGCTCGGGCCTGGCTCTCCGAGCTCGGGTGA
- a CDS encoding Rv2175c family DNA-binding protein encodes MTDASQPEWLTVPDLVELLGQSPSRIRRLIDDRHLLATRIDGVLKVPASFLRDGEPLHELHGTAMVLADAGFSDDEALEWLLSDEDSLGTTPITALRAGRKAEVRRIAQALA; translated from the coding sequence GTGACCGACGCCTCCCAGCCTGAATGGCTGACTGTTCCCGACCTCGTTGAACTGCTCGGGCAGAGCCCCAGCCGTATCCGCAGGCTCATCGACGACCGACACCTGCTCGCCACGCGCATCGACGGCGTGCTGAAGGTACCCGCGTCGTTCCTCCGCGACGGAGAACCGCTGCACGAGCTGCACGGCACCGCGATGGTGCTCGCCGACGCCGGATTCAGCGACGACGAGGCGCTCGAGTGGTTGCTCTCCGATGAGGACAGCCTCGGCACGACGCCGATCACCGCCCTCCGCGCCGGCCGGAAGGCCGAGGTCCGCCGCATCGCACAAGCGCTCGCCTGA
- a CDS encoding polyprenyl synthetase family protein yields MAHGSRLVDLVHERIEDFLAERSSILRSISSDLEPLDAFSRRFLSGGKRFRALFCYWGWEAVRARGFDAYATDGESDRFPVVSAASALELFHAAALVHDDIIDSSDTRRGAPSAHRLFEQLHDDSGWAGSAPGFGRASAILLGDLLLGWSDELLDEGLSALPDRASARAARAEFVRMRTEVTAGQYLDVLEERAWLTKPDSEQRLRAERVIVYKAAKYSVEAPLTIGGAIAGATSAQLESLREFGLPLGIAYQLRDDLLGVFGDPEITGKPSGDDLREGKRTVLIAIARERLAPGQRRLLDELLGDPDLDAEQVGMLQSTIRQCGAVDEIERIIAEHVARATAVLAEAPLSRDARAELGSLAKAVTRRAH; encoded by the coding sequence GTGGCTCACGGTTCCCGGCTGGTCGATCTGGTGCACGAACGCATCGAGGATTTCCTCGCCGAACGCTCTTCTATTCTCCGCTCCATCAGCAGCGACCTCGAACCGCTCGATGCGTTCTCAAGGCGCTTTCTCAGCGGAGGCAAGCGCTTCCGGGCGCTGTTCTGCTATTGGGGCTGGGAGGCTGTGCGCGCACGCGGGTTCGACGCGTACGCCACCGACGGCGAGAGCGACCGCTTTCCGGTCGTCTCCGCGGCATCCGCCCTCGAACTCTTCCACGCGGCCGCGCTCGTGCACGACGACATCATCGACAGTTCCGACACGCGGCGGGGGGCGCCGTCGGCCCACCGGCTCTTCGAGCAATTGCACGACGACTCGGGCTGGGCGGGCAGCGCCCCCGGCTTCGGCCGTGCATCGGCGATCCTCCTCGGCGACCTGCTGCTGGGGTGGAGTGACGAACTGCTCGACGAGGGACTCTCCGCACTGCCCGACCGAGCCTCTGCTCGCGCGGCGCGCGCCGAGTTCGTGCGCATGCGCACCGAGGTGACCGCCGGGCAGTACCTCGACGTGCTCGAGGAGCGGGCGTGGCTGACGAAGCCCGATTCCGAGCAGCGACTGCGCGCCGAACGGGTCATCGTCTACAAGGCCGCGAAGTACAGCGTCGAGGCGCCGCTCACGATCGGCGGTGCGATCGCCGGCGCCACGAGCGCGCAACTCGAGTCGCTCCGCGAGTTCGGCCTGCCGCTCGGCATCGCCTACCAGTTGCGCGACGACCTGCTCGGCGTGTTCGGCGACCCCGAGATCACGGGCAAGCCGAGCGGCGACGACCTGCGCGAGGGCAAGCGCACGGTGCTCATCGCGATCGCGCGCGAGCGCCTCGCGCCCGGCCAGCGCCGGCTGCTCGACGAGCTGCTCGGCGACCCCGACCTCGACGCCGAGCAAGTGGGGATGCTCCAGAGCACGATCCGCCAGTGCGGAGCGGTCGATGAGATCGAGCGGATCATCGCCGAGCACGTGGCGCGGGCGACCGCCGTGCTCGCCGAGGCCCCGCTGAGCCGCGACGCGCGAGCAGAGCTCGGCTCGCTCGCGAAGGCCGTCACGAGGCGGGCGCACTGA
- a CDS encoding DUF3040 domain-containing protein: MPLSEQEQRLLEEMERNLYRNDADFVHAVGGVRGRRPNYRSIVLGILLAVAGIAALIAGVALQNLVVGIVGFALMFGGVLIAITPSKRGPMSAAPGEPTTAKRTARSGGGFMDRMNDRWDRRQEGRE, encoded by the coding sequence ATGCCGCTTTCAGAGCAGGAGCAACGTCTTCTCGAGGAGATGGAGCGGAACCTCTATCGCAATGACGCCGACTTCGTGCATGCAGTCGGCGGAGTTCGTGGACGCCGCCCGAACTACCGATCGATCGTGCTCGGAATCCTCCTCGCCGTCGCCGGCATCGCCGCGCTCATCGCGGGGGTCGCACTGCAGAATCTCGTGGTCGGCATCGTCGGCTTCGCTCTGATGTTCGGCGGTGTGCTCATCGCCATCACCCCCTCGAAGCGCGGGCCCATGTCCGCCGCCCCTGGGGAGCCCACCACAGCAAAGCGCACCGCTCGGTCGGGAGGCGGGTTCATGGATCGCATGAACGACCGCTGGGATCGTCGTCAAGAGGGTCGCGAGTAA
- the mraZ gene encoding division/cell wall cluster transcriptional repressor MraZ, with product MFLGSYEPKLDEKGRVILPAKFREELSNGLVLTRGQERCIYVFSVREFENMSDKIRQAPVTSKQARDYMRVFLSGASAETPDKQHRVTIPATLRNYAGLDRDLTVIGTGSRVEIWDATAWQKYLAEQEAAFADTAEEVIPGLF from the coding sequence ATGTTCCTCGGAAGCTACGAACCAAAGCTCGACGAGAAAGGTCGAGTCATTCTTCCGGCGAAGTTCCGTGAGGAGTTGTCGAACGGCCTCGTGCTCACACGAGGCCAGGAGCGCTGCATCTACGTGTTCAGCGTGCGGGAGTTCGAGAACATGAGCGACAAGATCCGCCAAGCCCCGGTGACGAGCAAGCAAGCGCGCGACTACATGCGCGTCTTCCTCTCCGGGGCGTCAGCGGAGACCCCCGACAAACAGCATCGCGTCACCATCCCCGCCACGCTCCGCAACTATGCGGGGCTCGACCGTGACCTCACGGTCATCGGCACGGGCAGCCGGGTGGAGATCTGGGATGCAACGGCGTGGCAGAAATACCTCGCCGAGCAGGAGGCGGCCTTCGCAGACACGGCGGAGGAGGTGATCCCCGGGCTCTTCTGA
- the rsmH gene encoding 16S rRNA (cytosine(1402)-N(4))-methyltransferase RsmH — MDFERIHTPVMLDRTVELLAPALDREGAVLVDATLGMGGHTRAFLERFPNLTVIGLDRDPDALEIARERLAAYGDRMRFVHTVYDGIARAVRSEGFREVQGVLFDLGVSSLQLDRAERGFAYSKDAPLDMRMDFTQGRTAADVIAEESEDELKRIFLDYGEEKLAARYARAIVRARAEAPITRSAQLVQIITAATPVVVQRQGHPAKRVFQALRIEVNEELSVLQDAMPAALDTLAVGGRIVVLAYQSLEDRIVKRALQAAASSSAPAGLPMELPEHRPNFKLLVRGAEQASESEQAENPRAKPVRLRAAERVRRPS, encoded by the coding sequence ATGGACTTCGAACGAATTCACACCCCGGTGATGCTCGACCGCACGGTCGAGCTGCTCGCTCCCGCCCTCGATCGCGAGGGCGCGGTGCTCGTCGATGCCACGCTCGGCATGGGCGGACACACTCGCGCGTTCCTCGAGCGCTTCCCGAACCTCACCGTGATCGGCCTCGATCGCGACCCCGACGCCCTCGAGATCGCCCGTGAGCGCCTCGCGGCCTACGGTGACCGCATGCGGTTCGTGCACACGGTCTACGACGGCATCGCGCGCGCCGTGCGATCCGAGGGATTCCGTGAGGTGCAGGGAGTGCTCTTCGACCTCGGTGTCTCGTCGCTGCAGCTCGATCGGGCCGAGCGCGGGTTCGCCTACTCGAAAGATGCTCCGCTCGACATGCGGATGGACTTCACGCAGGGGCGCACCGCGGCCGACGTCATCGCCGAAGAGAGCGAAGACGAGCTCAAGCGCATCTTCCTCGACTACGGCGAGGAGAAGCTCGCGGCGAGGTATGCGCGAGCGATCGTGCGGGCCAGGGCGGAGGCTCCGATCACCCGTTCGGCCCAGCTCGTCCAGATCATCACGGCGGCGACGCCCGTCGTCGTGCAACGGCAGGGGCATCCGGCCAAGCGGGTCTTCCAGGCGCTGCGCATCGAGGTGAATGAAGAGCTCTCGGTGCTGCAGGATGCAATGCCGGCCGCCCTCGACACGCTCGCCGTCGGCGGTCGCATCGTCGTGCTCGCCTACCAGTCGCTCGAGGACCGCATCGTCAAGCGGGCACTCCAGGCCGCAGCGAGCTCCAGTGCACCCGCCGGGTTGCCCATGGAACTGCCCGAACACCGCCCGAACTTCAAGCTGCTCGTACGCGGAGCAGAACAGGCGAGCGAATCAGAACAAGCGGAGAACCCGCGTGCGAAGCCGGTGCGACTGCGCGCCGCCGAACGAGTGAGGAGGCCGTCATGA